The following coding sequences are from one Paenibacillus sp. FSL R5-0912 window:
- a CDS encoding S-layer homology domain-containing protein produces the protein MSGHKKLKRKVQSYSAKAVSAVLAGTMVLGGTGAVFADSTSTGTPIAAVTTQSAATAAGIFSDVKTGFWAEKHIYKLASQGIVVGNNGLFRPGDSVTQQEAVLMALRFMKLQGNVNTSTDVVLPADFMVTNYYKPYVVLAFQQGLLDKTVEMAVDNLKISWGERKASREWVAELLVRALGKSASAAAAAGEPTGFADDSKVSANKRGYINTAVDLGLANGLDGNRFDPQGAVTRAQLATFFSRAEAHNTLDYDNTFKGTVSSLKDGKLTLFSNGSTTDFTLNANTAYFTSTSETRISLNEIQPYTKVTVIGATYSAAYVELTDPTQQLDQAEGTFTKVSSGIVWVDSALGYDQYDYDAGTVFTDVNGTVIQPSSITAGSKIRLTRETFSGSHKVVKVQVTSGVVNKTATGTIQNVDAASKSITFKNTDGTTESFKWEDGISLFSSQNSILLPADLKAGAAVSYTIKDNLIRSVEVTSGIERTVKGFIYELTDSTIVYQKTDGSREVKLLASKPVIVIPNVANPVIGDLISDKTGGDNVQLTLNSSDQVTHIEVVSRQINQFTGATVVDFNAKTQFLTFTDNLGKAHVIKLDTNTKMSYDGTPTTSITSMGARLAENRKVDVTSINERALSVELSTKYSGILTAINASTRTIVFKMSNGQLMTMGYPLNVDIFGKTSATMADVSVNVPVTAVLTGNQEIISVLRVASSVQLEVAGVNANTNKVTVKSGSGTSDIYVAAVPLSNEAGQTITLSEIKTGDYVNINFDGATALSMQSVKQYSGQVSAVDAAARTFTVKDYSGVSQNFAASAGVRITRDGVTTTDLSGLTTADRVIARKDASGVIIISVFSQLSRTFARYESATSEVMTKRATLNENYKFVLAANAYIHQGDTTLPVQSLKENDNIIMYFNNDKIVEIVKQ, from the coding sequence TTGTCCGGTCACAAAAAATTAAAGCGTAAGGTTCAGTCTTATTCTGCTAAAGCGGTGTCCGCTGTTCTGGCCGGCACTATGGTGCTTGGCGGTACAGGAGCGGTGTTTGCCGACAGTACCTCAACCGGAACACCAATTGCAGCGGTAACTACCCAGAGTGCAGCAACAGCTGCAGGGATATTTAGTGATGTTAAAACGGGCTTCTGGGCCGAAAAGCATATTTACAAGCTGGCTTCCCAAGGTATTGTTGTCGGTAATAACGGCTTATTCCGTCCGGGTGACTCCGTTACCCAGCAAGAGGCTGTTCTGATGGCGCTGCGCTTTATGAAACTGCAGGGCAACGTAAACACAAGCACAGATGTGGTTCTTCCTGCTGATTTCATGGTAACTAACTATTACAAGCCTTATGTTGTGCTAGCATTTCAGCAGGGACTGCTGGATAAGACGGTAGAAATGGCTGTAGATAACCTGAAGATCTCTTGGGGAGAACGCAAGGCCAGCCGAGAGTGGGTTGCAGAATTACTGGTCCGGGCACTGGGTAAGAGTGCATCTGCAGCAGCGGCAGCGGGTGAACCGACCGGTTTTGCCGATGATTCCAAGGTATCTGCGAATAAGCGCGGCTATATTAACACCGCAGTTGATCTAGGCCTGGCCAACGGACTGGACGGCAACCGCTTCGACCCGCAGGGCGCAGTAACCCGTGCCCAGCTTGCCACCTTCTTCAGCCGTGCTGAGGCGCACAACACGCTTGACTACGATAATACATTCAAAGGAACGGTAAGTTCACTGAAAGACGGCAAGCTGACACTATTTAGTAACGGCAGCACTACGGACTTCACTTTGAATGCGAACACTGCTTATTTCACAAGTACTTCAGAGACCCGCATCTCTCTGAACGAGATACAGCCCTACACCAAAGTGACCGTTATCGGTGCAACGTATAGCGCAGCTTATGTAGAGCTGACTGATCCGACACAACAACTCGATCAGGCTGAGGGTACTTTTACCAAGGTCTCTTCAGGTATTGTCTGGGTGGATTCAGCATTGGGTTATGATCAGTATGACTATGATGCCGGTACTGTATTCACCGATGTGAATGGTACAGTGATCCAGCCGTCATCGATTACTGCAGGCAGCAAGATAAGATTGACCCGTGAAACGTTCAGCGGTTCTCATAAAGTGGTGAAGGTCCAAGTGACCTCTGGCGTAGTTAATAAGACTGCAACCGGCACGATTCAGAATGTAGATGCGGCTTCCAAGAGCATAACGTTCAAGAATACAGACGGAACAACGGAAAGCTTTAAGTGGGAGGATGGGATTTCATTATTCAGTTCCCAGAATTCCATTCTTCTGCCGGCTGATTTGAAGGCAGGTGCTGCCGTCTCCTACACGATCAAGGATAACCTGATCCGTTCTGTAGAGGTTACTTCTGGTATAGAGCGTACTGTTAAGGGCTTTATATATGAGTTGACGGATTCTACCATTGTCTATCAAAAGACAGATGGCAGCCGTGAAGTTAAACTTCTGGCCAGTAAACCGGTAATTGTAATTCCAAATGTGGCTAATCCTGTGATAGGTGATCTAATCTCTGATAAAACAGGCGGAGACAATGTTCAGCTTACGCTGAACAGCAGTGATCAGGTGACCCATATTGAGGTGGTCAGCCGGCAAATCAATCAGTTTACCGGAGCAACAGTGGTTGATTTTAACGCGAAGACCCAATTCCTTACCTTCACTGATAATCTTGGCAAAGCACATGTAATCAAGCTCGATACAAATACTAAGATGTCTTATGATGGTACCCCGACAACATCAATTACCAGTATGGGTGCAAGGCTTGCCGAAAACCGGAAAGTAGATGTGACTTCGATTAATGAGCGGGCATTGTCAGTTGAGCTATCTACCAAATATTCCGGTATACTGACTGCCATTAATGCCTCGACTAGGACCATTGTTTTCAAAATGAGCAATGGCCAGCTGATGACCATGGGATATCCGCTTAACGTAGATATATTTGGCAAAACCAGTGCGACTATGGCAGATGTTTCGGTGAATGTACCAGTAACTGCAGTGCTCACCGGCAATCAAGAGATAATTTCGGTCCTGCGGGTAGCCTCATCGGTACAGCTTGAGGTTGCAGGAGTGAATGCCAATACTAACAAAGTCACTGTCAAGTCAGGCAGCGGAACCAGCGATATTTATGTAGCGGCCGTTCCTCTTAGTAATGAGGCGGGCCAGACAATCACACTTAGTGAAATAAAGACAGGCGATTATGTGAATATTAACTTTGACGGAGCCACAGCATTGTCGATGCAATCGGTTAAGCAGTATTCCGGTCAAGTCTCTGCGGTTGACGCTGCAGCCAGAACTTTCACTGTAAAGGATTATTCCGGTGTGTCCCAGAATTTCGCCGCCAGTGCTGGGGTGAGAATTACCCGTGACGGTGTAACCACTACTGATCTGAGTGGCCTTACTACAGCGGACCGTGTGATAGCGCGTAAGGATGCCAGTGGAGTAATTATTATTTCAGTATTCAGTCAGCTTAGCCGCACCTTCGCACGCTATGAGAGTGCAACGAGTGAAGTCATGACCAAACGCGCCACTCTGAATGAAAATTATAAGTTTGTACTTGCGGCAAATGCATATATTCATCAAGGTGACACGACTTTACCCGTGCAATCTCTCAAAGAAAATGATAATATTATAATGTATTTCAACAACGACAAGATCGTGGAAATAGTGAAACAATAA
- a CDS encoding GerMN domain-containing protein: protein MNKKLTYAGIAVLLLAVISGCGDKPTASPADAAGQDSSAVSSGAEGDAGNASSANSTNAPQATSTPEPAATEAPVATEQPAAPEKQSQNIQVYYTDPQQTDLVAAEVSVSFTDAKEKYSEAFKSLQSSKNADQIPLWSKIELKSLEFTNGQIVLDIHKPDEAQLGAGGEALAISALSKTFFQFEEVKNIDVLVDGEQVESLMGHVDLVHPMTRENNGL, encoded by the coding sequence ATGAACAAGAAATTGACATATGCAGGTATAGCAGTATTACTGCTCGCAGTAATTTCGGGATGCGGTGACAAACCAACCGCCTCACCGGCCGATGCAGCCGGACAGGATTCATCCGCCGTATCGAGCGGAGCGGAAGGGGACGCAGGGAACGCCAGCAGTGCTAATAGCACTAATGCACCTCAGGCTACAAGTACGCCGGAGCCTGCAGCTACGGAAGCTCCTGTAGCTACTGAGCAGCCGGCAGCGCCAGAGAAGCAAAGCCAGAATATCCAGGTCTATTATACAGATCCTCAGCAGACTGATCTGGTGGCGGCCGAAGTCTCTGTCAGCTTCACAGATGCCAAAGAAAAATACTCAGAGGCCTTTAAGTCTCTCCAGAGCAGCAAGAATGCCGACCAGATTCCGCTTTGGAGCAAAATTGAGCTGAAATCTCTGGAATTCACGAATGGACAGATTGTTCTGGATATTCATAAGCCGGATGAAGCACAGCTTGGTGCAGGCGGTGAAGCCCTGGCAATCAGCGCGTTATCCAAGACCTTCTTCCAGTTTGAAGAAGTGAAGAATATCGATGTTCTGGTAGACGGAGAACAAGTCGAGAGCCTGATGGGACATGTGGACCTCGTGCATCCAATGACCCGAGAGAATAACGGATTGTAA
- a CDS encoding N-acetylmuramoyl-L-alanine amidase family protein, which produces MKKFACMLLLLLFFVVILPGQGQAAAATNKIFLDGQELTAGQDVPVENVNNSIMVPLRMIAENLGYKVNWNQTSKTVTIEQQGKTMQLIVNQTAASVDGKTVILTTSPLLRNGTTLVPIRFIGEQFGLTVKWDNTNKIVDLITPEIPDTNTETGGSNGDGGTVVVPPDDAASGLSMINGISFNENRLTIALEGNTQPMVSKVSGPDRIVIDLPNATFSDVFGTGQQLDPNLNGMLTVTDYPDVSGVRYSLYSTAPYTVRFVIDLTTSRNYSVEVSGDVSKLIVIDLNAQSTGDTSTQPGNSGRKLVVLDAGHGAKDSGAVGVTGKYEKNFNLAVILKAAELLKQENKIDVVLTRSDDTFLELKDRAAIANNLKADLFISVHANSSGSSAASGTETYYQREASKALANVMHKYLVQATGLSNRGVRYGNFHVIRETTMPAVLLEVGYLSNKNDEALLFTESLQNKVAASMVSGIKEYLGVQ; this is translated from the coding sequence ATGAAGAAATTTGCTTGTATGCTGTTGCTGCTGTTGTTCTTTGTTGTGATTCTGCCGGGGCAAGGACAAGCTGCTGCGGCTACCAACAAGATTTTCCTGGATGGACAGGAACTGACCGCAGGGCAGGATGTTCCGGTGGAAAATGTAAACAACTCCATTATGGTACCGCTAAGAATGATCGCTGAGAACCTTGGATACAAGGTGAACTGGAATCAGACAAGCAAGACCGTTACGATTGAACAGCAAGGTAAGACTATGCAGCTGATCGTTAATCAGACTGCAGCCTCCGTAGACGGTAAGACCGTGATCTTGACGACGTCACCGCTTCTGCGGAACGGTACAACTCTCGTGCCGATCAGATTCATCGGAGAGCAGTTTGGCCTTACAGTCAAATGGGACAATACGAATAAGATTGTAGATCTTATTACCCCGGAAATCCCGGATACTAACACAGAAACAGGTGGAAGTAACGGAGACGGGGGAACTGTTGTAGTCCCGCCGGATGATGCGGCAAGCGGCCTGAGCATGATTAACGGAATCAGCTTCAATGAGAACAGGCTAACCATTGCACTTGAGGGCAACACCCAGCCGATGGTTTCCAAAGTGAGCGGACCGGACCGGATTGTAATTGACTTGCCGAATGCCACTTTCTCGGATGTATTCGGTACAGGACAACAGCTGGATCCCAACCTGAACGGTATGCTTACGGTTACTGATTATCCGGATGTATCCGGTGTGCGTTACTCGCTCTATAGTACCGCCCCGTACACTGTACGTTTTGTAATTGACCTTACTACTTCGAGAAATTATAGCGTTGAAGTTTCGGGCGATGTCTCCAAGCTGATTGTCATTGATTTGAATGCGCAGAGCACTGGAGATACTTCTACACAGCCCGGCAACAGCGGGCGTAAACTGGTGGTGCTCGATGCCGGGCATGGCGCCAAGGATTCCGGGGCCGTTGGTGTTACCGGTAAATACGAGAAGAATTTCAATCTGGCTGTTATTCTGAAGGCGGCGGAGCTGCTGAAGCAGGAGAACAAAATTGACGTGGTTCTGACCCGCAGTGATGACACCTTCCTTGAACTGAAGGACAGGGCGGCAATTGCTAACAACCTCAAGGCTGATTTATTCATCTCTGTCCATGCCAACAGCAGCGGCTCTTCCGCAGCAAGCGGAACGGAGACCTACTATCAGCGCGAAGCCAGCAAGGCTCTGGCGAATGTGATGCACAAGTATCTTGTACAGGCTACCGGACTTAGTAACCGGGGCGTACGTTACGGCAACTTCCACGTTATACGCGAGACAACGATGCCTGCGGTACTGCTTGAAGTTGGCTACCTCAGCAACAAGAATGATGAGGCACTTCTGTTCACGGAATCACTTCAGAACAAAGTTGCTGCATCAATGGTAAGCGGGATTAAGGAATATCTCGGGGTTCAATAA
- a CDS encoding N-acetylmuramoyl-L-alanine amidase family protein has protein sequence MKKAGQRMLFLLLLPLLLLSFPVHDTAAAASSQGRIVMDSKELALPKGVILENVNGSVMIPIRVVVENLGFEVLWEQTTRKVTVQQDGKTVQLAVGSKTAEADGVSLLLNAAPKQNGGTVLVPIRFVSEQFGLSVGWDNSDKTVYLSGGITLDTPVSADPLPSATVAPATSPGPVVAVQSPAPTPQPQTNTEIPEEVEGSITASPTPAVTSPTVKGAVFSENRLIVAVAGGAKPTVTKITGPDRIVVDFQGAAFASDFSGSFPGVSASGSPQGRLDVSGYPLVSEIRYALFSTSPSTVRFVIQTAGSQNYQLSTDDSTGLVTVDLNTENSGAGTPVNTGLTGKPIVALDAGHGGTQPGAISLTGKAEKDFNLAVILKVGAILTQEGWANVVYTRTSDVTLGLQDRVKTAEAAKATLFVSLHGNSLDVGYPNRDKVNGSETYYSRSESLPLAQIMQKHLVAGTGFKDNGVRSKSLHVTRETSMPAVLLEAGYLTNPGNEAAMYSEQMQNNLAREIVAGIKEYLGL, from the coding sequence ATGAAGAAAGCCGGACAACGGATGTTATTCCTACTGCTGCTGCCGCTCTTGTTACTGTCATTCCCCGTTCATGATACTGCCGCTGCCGCAAGCAGCCAGGGAAGGATTGTAATGGACAGTAAGGAGCTTGCGCTGCCCAAAGGGGTCATCCTTGAAAACGTGAATGGAAGCGTTATGATTCCAATCCGGGTGGTGGTGGAGAATCTTGGTTTTGAAGTGCTCTGGGAGCAGACCACCCGCAAAGTAACCGTCCAGCAGGACGGCAAGACGGTACAGCTTGCAGTAGGTAGCAAGACGGCTGAAGCCGATGGCGTAAGTCTGCTGCTGAATGCCGCTCCCAAGCAGAATGGCGGTACGGTACTGGTTCCTATCCGTTTCGTGAGTGAACAGTTCGGACTCAGTGTCGGCTGGGATAATTCCGACAAAACAGTTTACTTAAGCGGCGGAATAACTCTGGATACACCTGTATCTGCAGATCCTCTGCCTTCAGCTACCGTGGCGCCTGCAACCTCTCCAGGCCCTGTGGTGGCAGTGCAATCCCCTGCTCCGACACCGCAGCCTCAGACCAATACAGAGATTCCTGAAGAGGTCGAGGGCAGCATTACGGCCTCTCCGACTCCAGCAGTTACGTCCCCGACTGTTAAGGGGGCTGTATTCAGTGAGAACCGTCTTATTGTTGCGGTTGCCGGAGGTGCCAAGCCTACGGTAACCAAGATTACCGGACCTGACCGGATTGTAGTTGATTTTCAGGGAGCTGCGTTTGCCTCTGATTTCAGCGGTAGCTTTCCGGGGGTATCTGCCAGCGGCAGTCCGCAGGGAAGGCTGGACGTAAGCGGTTACCCGCTGGTATCTGAAATACGCTATGCGCTATTTAGCACCAGTCCTTCTACGGTCCGGTTCGTAATCCAAACCGCAGGCAGCCAGAATTACCAGCTGAGTACGGATGACAGTACAGGGCTGGTGACAGTAGATCTCAATACGGAGAATAGCGGAGCTGGTACACCGGTGAATACAGGACTTACCGGCAAGCCAATTGTAGCGCTTGATGCAGGTCATGGAGGCACACAGCCGGGAGCAATCAGTCTCACAGGCAAAGCGGAAAAAGACTTCAATCTTGCGGTTATCCTTAAAGTTGGAGCGATTCTGACACAAGAGGGTTGGGCGAATGTTGTATACACACGAACATCTGATGTTACTCTCGGTCTGCAGGACCGAGTGAAAACTGCTGAAGCCGCAAAGGCTACGCTGTTTGTTTCGCTGCATGGGAATTCGTTGGATGTAGGGTATCCGAACCGTGACAAAGTCAATGGCAGTGAAACCTATTACAGCCGCAGCGAAAGTCTTCCGCTTGCCCAAATCATGCAAAAGCATCTGGTTGCCGGTACAGGATTCAAAGATAACGGCGTCAGATCGAAGAGTCTGCATGTCACCAGAGAGACAAGCATGCCAGCCGTACTGCTGGAGGCAGGTTATCTGACGAATCCGGGAAATGAAGCGGCTATGTACAGCGAGCAGATGCAAAATAATCTGGCACGGGAAATTGTGGCGGGAATTAAAGAATATCTTGGGCTTTAA
- the leuD gene encoding 3-isopropylmalate dehydratase small subunit — protein MEEFKKLTGVVAPVDRVNVDTDAIIPKQFLKRIERTGFGQFLFYEWRFDEAGNDNAAFEMNKPRYQGASVLISRANFGCGSSREHAPWAILDYGFRVVIAPSYADIFYNNCFKNGILPIKLSETQVDDLFSRTAEHEGYTLTVDLENNRLSDEYGLAITFELDEHRRQFLLQGLDDIGLTLQHADEIAAYEERHAAKLFG, from the coding sequence ATGGAAGAATTTAAAAAATTAACAGGTGTCGTAGCCCCGGTAGACCGGGTTAATGTAGATACGGATGCAATCATTCCGAAGCAATTCCTGAAACGGATCGAGCGTACCGGGTTTGGACAATTTCTTTTTTACGAATGGCGTTTTGATGAAGCAGGAAATGATAATGCAGCGTTTGAGATGAACAAGCCGCGCTATCAGGGAGCATCCGTGCTGATCTCGCGTGCGAACTTCGGCTGCGGCTCCTCCCGGGAGCATGCGCCTTGGGCTATCCTGGATTACGGGTTCAGAGTGGTAATCGCCCCGTCCTATGCCGACATCTTCTATAACAACTGCTTCAAGAACGGCATTCTGCCGATTAAGCTGTCGGAAACACAGGTGGATGACCTGTTCAGCCGTACCGCAGAGCATGAAGGCTATACACTGACCGTAGATTTGGAGAACAACAGATTGAGCGATGAATACGGCCTTGCCATTACGTTTGAACTGGATGAGCACCGCCGCCAGTTTCTCCTGCAGGGATTGGATGATATCGGTCTGACGCTTCAGCATGCAGATGAGATTGCAGCGTACGAAGAACGTCATGCTGCCAAGCTTTTCGGCTAA
- the leuC gene encoding 3-isopropylmalate dehydratase large subunit, producing MGNKTMFEKIWENHVIHQEEGKPSIIYIDLHLVHEVTSPQAFEGLRLSGRPVRRPGLTFATMDHNVPTKDRYNITDPISKQQIDTLSQNCRDFGVRLFDLNDIDQGVVHVMGPEIGLTHPGKTIVCGDSHTSTHGAFGALAFGIGTSEVEHVLATQCLQQSKAKTMEVRFTGNRNPGVTAKDMILGVIAKYGTDFATGYVIEYTGEAIRELSMEERMTVCNMSIEGGARAGLIAPDETTFDYLRGRQYVPQGEAYDAAVEIWKGLVSDEGAQYDTIVEFDVETLIPQVTWGTSPGMGTDINSSVPNPADFTTENERKAAEKALEYMDLAPGTPISEIGIDYVFIGSCTNGRIEDLRAAAQVAKGHKVSDKVTAIVVPGSGRVKLQAEKEGLDKVFTEAGFEWREAGCSMCLAMNPDVLQPGQRCASTSNRNFEGRQGRGGRTHLVSPAMAAAAAIKGRFTDVRDWNYKTEAVNS from the coding sequence ATGGGCAACAAGACAATGTTTGAAAAGATTTGGGAAAATCACGTTATTCATCAAGAGGAAGGCAAGCCAAGTATCATCTATATCGATCTGCATCTGGTTCATGAGGTTACTTCTCCACAGGCCTTTGAAGGATTGCGCTTGAGCGGCCGTCCGGTCCGCCGTCCGGGGCTTACTTTCGCGACTATGGATCATAACGTGCCTACCAAGGACCGCTACAATATTACAGATCCGATCTCCAAGCAGCAGATAGATACCCTTTCACAGAACTGCCGTGATTTCGGTGTCAGACTGTTCGATCTGAATGATATTGATCAGGGTGTTGTACACGTTATGGGGCCGGAAATTGGCCTGACACATCCCGGCAAGACCATTGTCTGCGGGGACAGTCACACCTCCACACACGGAGCGTTTGGTGCGCTAGCCTTCGGGATCGGCACCAGCGAAGTTGAACATGTGCTTGCGACCCAGTGTCTGCAGCAGTCCAAGGCGAAGACAATGGAAGTACGCTTTACGGGTAACCGTAATCCGGGAGTGACCGCCAAGGATATGATTCTCGGCGTCATCGCCAAATACGGTACGGATTTTGCCACTGGTTATGTTATCGAATATACAGGCGAAGCAATCCGTGAACTGTCGATGGAAGAACGCATGACAGTCTGTAATATGTCGATCGAAGGCGGAGCGAGAGCCGGCCTGATCGCACCTGACGAGACTACATTCGACTATCTGCGCGGACGTCAATATGTGCCGCAAGGCGAAGCGTATGATGCTGCTGTGGAGATCTGGAAAGGTCTCGTAAGCGATGAAGGCGCACAATATGACACCATAGTGGAATTCGATGTAGAAACGCTGATTCCGCAGGTTACCTGGGGCACCAGCCCGGGAATGGGTACGGACATTAACTCCAGTGTGCCGAATCCTGCAGACTTCACCACTGAGAACGAACGTAAAGCCGCTGAAAAAGCGCTTGAATATATGGATTTGGCTCCAGGTACGCCTATCTCTGAAATCGGTATTGACTATGTCTTCATTGGCTCCTGCACCAATGGCCGGATTGAGGATTTGCGGGCTGCGGCTCAAGTAGCCAAAGGCCATAAGGTATCCGATAAGGTGACGGCAATTGTTGTACCGGGCTCCGGACGCGTTAAGCTGCAGGCTGAGAAGGAAGGTCTGGACAAGGTCTTCACAGAAGCCGGTTTTGAATGGCGTGAAGCAGGCTGCAGTATGTGCCTGGCCATGAATCCGGATGTTCTGCAGCCTGGACAACGCTGCGCATCGACCTCCAACCGTAACTTTGAAGGACGCCAGGGACGCGGCGGACGCACGCATCTGGTCTCTCCTGCCATGGCGGCTGCGGCTGCAATTAAAGGACGGTTCACCGATGTCCGCGACTGGAATTACAAGACGGAAGCCGTCAACTCATAG
- a CDS encoding LysR family transcriptional regulator: MELRQLQYTLQIAAERNFSRAADKLHIAQPSLSQQLSKLEKELGVLLFQRNTSSVELTYAGEKFVEQAQAIIDAVELLRQEMSDISQLRTGRVVVGSMPITGAHLLPHVLPVFKSTYAEVEITLLEDSSMNLEKLTASGQTDLSLLSLPLEIPTLAYEVLGEERIDLAVPPEHPLAARSALGIRTSLHELKNEPFIVLKEGQGFRKMTVELCREAGFEPQIVFESNNMETVQSLVATGMGVTLVPHFIARAPRSEFVPVYLPLADPVPSRTLVVAYRRGRYLSRAAEAFIETFKATVAGLADE, translated from the coding sequence GTGGAACTCAGACAATTGCAGTACACACTTCAGATCGCTGCAGAAAGAAACTTCTCACGAGCAGCAGACAAGCTGCATATTGCCCAGCCCTCCTTAAGCCAGCAGCTCTCCAAACTGGAAAAAGAGCTGGGTGTTCTTCTCTTCCAGCGTAATACCAGCTCCGTTGAGCTGACCTATGCCGGGGAGAAATTCGTTGAGCAGGCCCAGGCGATCATTGATGCCGTGGAGCTGCTGCGCCAGGAAATGTCCGATATCTCCCAGCTGCGGACCGGACGGGTCGTGGTAGGCAGCATGCCGATCACTGGTGCGCACCTGCTCCCGCATGTACTGCCGGTATTCAAAAGTACATATGCCGAGGTTGAAATCACCCTGCTGGAGGACTCCTCTATGAATCTGGAGAAGCTGACCGCCAGCGGCCAGACGGATCTAAGCCTGCTCTCCCTGCCGCTGGAGATTCCGACTCTGGCTTATGAGGTCCTTGGCGAGGAACGGATCGATCTGGCGGTCCCGCCTGAGCATCCGTTGGCAGCGCGGAGTGCTCTGGGTATCCGCACCTCACTGCATGAGCTTAAGAATGAACCGTTCATCGTGCTCAAAGAAGGTCAGGGCTTCCGTAAAATGACCGTTGAACTCTGCCGTGAAGCCGGTTTTGAGCCGCAGATTGTATTTGAAAGCAATAATATGGAGACCGTTCAGTCGCTTGTAGCCACCGGGATGGGTGTAACGCTGGTGCCCCATTTCATCGCACGTGCTCCGAGGAGTGAATTTGTACCTGTCTACCTGCCTTTGGCCGATCCGGTACCCAGCCGTACCCTGGTGGTCGCTTACCGGCGCGGACGCTACTTATCCCGGGCCGCTGAAGCTTTCATTGAAACCTTCAAAGCAACGGTTGCCGGACTGGCGGACGAATAA